A portion of the Rhodopseudomonas sp. BAL398 genome contains these proteins:
- a CDS encoding bis-aminopropyl spermidine synthase family protein, with translation MTEPSILQAVATATRLREGPEGVAAILRAVYRAGSLRLQDAAREARLPMPVASAIRRELEKAGLLERKQGLSLSPEGRDFVERDLGLGSKIDLACPTCAGHGIVIPDKFRPLVERLAAIVAQAPSVDVTLDQAPCTPDTAMRRALLMLQNGALEGRRVLLLGDDDSVSLAIGLLGQAQGGRDLTRGVTVVDADERRLAFLRHSAEQGGIALQTVLHDLRQPLPEALKRGFDVFETDPPYTLDGARLFLTRGCEALAAGGQCLFSFAQWPAPQMLQLQQVFCDLGLAVQTMRPGFNHYAGATVLGNVGQLIELIAVNPSGAELPTWDGPLYTAQVNPRLRAYQCAQCGAEIVLGRDGAPDTVEALKAKGCASCGGTVFRRQSQKP, from the coding sequence ATGACTGAGCCCTCGATCCTGCAGGCGGTCGCCACGGCGACGCGGTTGCGCGAAGGCCCGGAGGGCGTAGCAGCGATCCTGCGCGCCGTCTATCGCGCCGGCTCACTGCGGCTGCAGGATGCCGCCCGCGAGGCGCGTTTGCCGATGCCGGTGGCCAGCGCGATCCGCCGCGAACTCGAAAAGGCCGGGCTGCTGGAGCGCAAGCAGGGCCTGTCGCTGAGCCCGGAGGGCCGCGACTTCGTCGAGCGCGACCTCGGCCTCGGCAGCAAGATCGACCTCGCCTGCCCGACCTGCGCCGGCCATGGCATCGTGATCCCGGACAAATTCCGTCCGCTGGTGGAGCGGCTGGCGGCGATCGTCGCGCAGGCGCCGTCGGTCGACGTCACGCTGGATCAGGCGCCCTGCACGCCCGACACCGCGATGCGCCGCGCCCTGCTGATGCTGCAAAATGGCGCGCTGGAAGGCCGCCGGGTGCTGCTGCTCGGCGACGATGATTCGGTGTCGCTCGCAATCGGCCTGCTCGGCCAGGCGCAAGGCGGCCGCGACCTCACCCGCGGCGTCACCGTGGTCGACGCCGACGAGCGGCGGCTGGCGTTTCTGCGCCACAGCGCCGAGCAGGGGGGAATCGCGCTGCAGACCGTGCTGCACGATCTGCGGCAGCCGCTGCCCGAGGCGCTCAAGCGCGGCTTCGACGTGTTCGAGACCGACCCGCCCTATACGCTGGACGGCGCGCGGCTGTTTCTCACCCGCGGTTGCGAGGCGCTGGCCGCCGGCGGCCAATGCCTGTTCTCCTTCGCCCAATGGCCGGCGCCGCAGATGCTGCAATTGCAGCAGGTGTTCTGCGACCTCGGCCTCGCGGTGCAGACGATGCGGCCCGGCTTCAATCATTATGCCGGCGCCACCGTGCTCGGCAATGTCGGCCAGCTGATCGAACTGATCGCCGTCAACCCGTCCGGCGCCGAATTGCCCACATGGGACGGGCCGCTCTATACGGCGCAGGTCAATCCGCGGCTGCGCGCCTATCAATGCGCGCAATGCGGCGCCGAGATCGTGCTGGGCCGCGACGGCGCGCCCGACACCGTCGAGGCGCTGAAGGCAAAGGGCTGCGCCAGCTGCGGCGGCACCGTGTTCCGGCGCCAGTCGCAAAAGCCATGA
- a CDS encoding S-adenosylmethionine decarboxylase, whose protein sequence is MLMTHALAEMYDCLPVIEDEAALVAAARAAVQSVGATIIGEYEVRYVPHGLTVALFLAESHIVLTTWPEHKLLLLDVLLCNPQMDFHRVVAEVKQRVCPDGAIAVHEVGRKIAAQL, encoded by the coding sequence ATGTTGATGACCCATGCCCTCGCGGAAATGTACGATTGCCTGCCGGTCATCGAGGATGAAGCGGCCTTAGTAGCGGCGGCGCGCGCGGCGGTCCAGTCGGTGGGGGCGACAATCATCGGCGAATATGAAGTTCGCTATGTTCCGCACGGCCTGACCGTGGCGCTGTTTCTCGCCGAGTCCCATATCGTGCTCACCACCTGGCCTGAACACAAGCTGCTGCTGCTCGACGTGCTGTTGTGCAACCCGCAGATGGATTTCCACCGCGTCGTCGCCGAGGTCAAGCAACGGGTCTGCCCCGATGGGGCGATCGCGGTGCACGAAGTCGGCCGCAAGATCGCCGCGCAGCTCTGA
- a CDS encoding fatty acid desaturase family protein, which produces MRSTLKIAVYLGTILVLLMLVARFPQWPVGVAAALLLGLAYAHGLELQHEALHAILLPTPRGNRLVGALLGLPMLTTYTDTRLRHLHHHRFVGTTRDIYDRSCRDFASSGAVIAHVLSAGRLRDFITTLGALAANRADPILKGRAYALARNEFVITAIVMAALLAFAAAIDLRLVLWGWLVPALLVAPVIHFLMTSPEHVGRERASRDPARNSRTYPASPLWNYLINYDNYHIEHHLRPTLPFWQLPALHAARCRAGAPSCPNYVQAMREVFRGIGACLQSRG; this is translated from the coding sequence TTGCGATCGACACTCAAGATCGCCGTCTATCTCGGCACCATCCTGGTTCTCCTGATGCTTGTCGCGCGCTTTCCGCAATGGCCGGTCGGCGTCGCCGCGGCGCTGCTGCTCGGCCTGGCCTATGCGCATGGGCTGGAATTGCAGCACGAGGCGCTGCACGCGATCCTGCTGCCGACGCCGCGCGGCAATCGTCTGGTCGGCGCGCTGCTCGGCCTGCCGATGCTGACCACCTACACCGACACCAGGCTGCGGCATCTGCATCATCACCGCTTCGTCGGCACCACGCGCGACATCTATGATCGCAGCTGTCGCGACTTCGCCAGCAGCGGCGCCGTGATCGCCCATGTGCTGAGCGCCGGCCGGCTGCGCGATTTCATCACCACGCTCGGCGCCCTGGCGGCCAACCGCGCCGACCCGATCCTGAAAGGGCGCGCCTACGCATTGGCGCGCAACGAATTTGTCATAACGGCAATCGTGATGGCCGCGCTGCTGGCGTTCGCCGCCGCGATCGATCTCCGGCTCGTGCTGTGGGGCTGGCTGGTGCCGGCGCTTCTGGTCGCGCCCGTGATCCACTTCCTGATGACCTCGCCGGAACATGTCGGGCGCGAACGCGCCTCGCGCGATCCGGCGCGGAATTCCCGAACCTATCCGGCATCGCCGCTGTGGAACTACCTGATCAATTACGACAATTACCACATCGAACATCATCTGCGTCCGACCCTGCCGTTTTGGCAATTGCCGGCCTTGCATGCCGCGCGCTGCCGCGCCGGCGCGCCATCCTGTCCGAACTATGTCCAGGCGATGCGCGAGGTGTTTCGCGGCATCGGTGCTTGTCTGCAATCGCGTGGCTGA